ATGCCGATCAGAAACATCGCCGTCGGAACTCCTCAAGAGGCCACTCACCCTGACACCTTGAAAGCCGGTTTGGCTGAGTTCATCTCCACCTTCATCTTCGTCTTCGCCGGTTCAGGTTCCGGTATCGCATACAACAAGCTTACCGACAACGGTGCCGCCACTCCCGCCGGTCTCATCTCCGCTTCCATAGCACACGCATTCGCTCTCTTTGTTGCTGTCTCCGTCGGTGCTAACATCTCCGGTGGACACGTCAACCCCGCCGTCACCTTCGGTGCTTTCGTTGGTGGAAACATCACCTTGCTCCGTGGTATTGTTTACATCATCGCTCAACTCCTCGGATCCATCGTCGCCTCCGCACTCCTCCTCTTCGTCACCGCATCGGTATGACTGATAATTTTCTATATCTAGTTATAAAGTTAGTTACAGAAGTTAGTTATTTCTTCAAAATtcagttataaaataaaataaatttatgtgttatatttaattaattaactggaGTTTTGTTAATGTGTATCGCAGTCTGTTCCAGCATTCGGTCTATCCGCAGGAGTTGGAGTGGGACCCGCTTTGGTGTTGGAGATTGTGATGACTTTCGGTTTGGTGTACACTGTGTATGCTACAGCCGTTGACCCCAAGAAGGGTAATATTGGAATTATCGCACCTATTGCTATTGGTTTCATCGTTGGTGCTAACATTTTGGTTGGTGGAGCCTTCACCGGAGCATCCATGAACCCCGCCGTGTCATTCGGGCCTGCCGTTGTGAGCTGGAGCTGGGCCAACCACTGGATCTACTGGGTCGGCCCACTTGTCGGTGGTGGTATTGCGGGGCTTGTCTATGAGGTTCTTTTCATTAACAGCACCCATGAGCAGCTTCCAACCACTGACTACTAGATGGGAAATGGAAATGAAATTTGCAATTGTGTATTATTGAATTTTCTTCTGTGCATGTTTTAATTTCTTGTGTACTTCTTTTAATTTACAACTATTTGGAGGGTCGTTTCTTTTGTGTTGAAAAATGGTGGCCGTTGATGTTGGGTTGTACGggtgtgatgatgatgaatggttAAATTATTTTGTACATGTATGGCCTAGTAGGTTCTTTGTAGCGGGTTCCACCACTGAATCAATGTTATAATTTCGGGTCTGGTTGGTTGTATCATTCAACTTCTTTGTTTTCTTTCCCTACAATTTTTTTTTGGTACCATAGTTAATGTAATTCTCCTGTTTATTTATATTGACTTGATTAATCATAATGGAAATGAACCTTGTAGAAGAAAAAAGAGAGATAAATAATGATGTTATAGGACAATGAATTTTGTTTAGTGAGGGAATCCTTTGGTGCATATGCCACAAAGGGACCCATATGGATGAATAAAATAAGAAACTTTTGTGTACTATAAGGTATTGCGGGGCCAGAATGAACTAGAAAATCAATACTAATAGTTAACTATTATCAAGACATTTATTTCATGTTTTGAACCACATTTATCGAACGTCCAAATGCTTCATTAGTCTATCAGACTCAACTACGAAATAACACAACTACGAAATAACATAATGGTATTAAAAGCTCATTCATTGGTATTAATATTCATCAATCTTGGTTGGAGGAGGCTGCGGATTTCTTGAACGGCAAAGTTGGCGTAGTTCCGAAGTAGGATGTTCTCTTGGCATAACAATCACTTATCCATAGGTGGTCGAATCATTCTCTTGTCGGAATAAGTATGAAGGAGGATTGAGGATACAAAACTTAAAGGCTTTTTTAACTTAGTCTTGTtaggaaaatgaaaatgaaagttGATTAATGAAAATGATAGGTCGTGGATTAAAATCTTAGAATGTAAGTATAAGGGCTAGTAATGTGGTGGGAAAGGGAAGTAGGTTTTAACTCTTTATGGTGGAGAAACATCCAGGCTATTGATAAGGGCGAGGGAGGTTTCAAGGAGTTGTGGcttgatgaaaatttatttagaGAAATGGGAGACAGAGTTGAATTTTTGTTTTTGGAGGACCCTTGGGTCGGGGAGGAGAAGTTTGAAGAATATATATCCAGGTTTGTATAGCATGGTTGTGGAAAAAGAAATAGTAATGAGAAATTCAGTGTCGAGTATGGACGAGGGATCGAGTTGGAATATGAGGTGGGTTAGCAGCTTTGACGAGAACAACAAGAAACTAGAAGAGGAAATTAGATAGAGGGTTTGAGATATATCTTTgaaggaaaatgtaaaggatAGATTGAGATGGACCAAAAATGTGTTCTCAGTGAAAGAAGCATATCTTTGATAATGTATGGGTACCACAATTATGCTAAGGAAGAAAAGGCTTTGGTGGATGCTTGGAGCAAAATAATTCTCCTTAATGGTGTCGGTATTAGTGTGGATGATTTGGCAAAATAAAATCCCGACTAGAGGTAACTTAATAAAAATAGGTATATTGGGTGATTCTCAAAATTCTTGTCCTTTTTGTTGTAGAAAAGAAGAAAGTGTTTCTCACATTTTCTTCGAATGTCCGATAGTGTAATTGGCATGGAGCGAGATCCTAAGAAGGCTAAATTTTGTTCATGTTACTCACAATTATGCTATGCAAAATTTTCTTCATTTTGCAGGTCTTTGTAGTGGATGTAGGGTTGTCATGGAGAGATTTGTTGTTATTTGGTTCGCGTGCATTTAGACGTTTTGGAGAAGGCGAAATGATATTATCTTTAGAAATTATGAAGGGTGTGTAGCCAGATGCATTTATGAAATTCAAATGTTATATAGGGGGTAGCTCAAGGCTAAGGTGAAAGAGTTTATCCTTTCACTCAATCAATGGATTACAAATCCAAAAGATTGTTTGGGATGGAAGTATAAATCGTTAGTTTTGAGGGGGAGAATCGCTAGTTTATATGGGTGTAAAGTTCTTGTGCTCTACTTTGATCATAGCCATTTTGGTGAGGTGTCGTTTGGTGAACAAATGGGCAGCGGTGAAAAGGAGAAGTTACAACATTAGCTTAACTCAGTGTGGTAGAGTGTTAGTTTTAGCAGGATTTGGTGGTTGAAGTCCTTGTTTGTTTTCGATCATCATCTTTTTCTTGGTCAGGTATTTATATTTGCAAGTTGTGATTCAAATTTGGTGCAACTGTTGTGTCAGTAGGAATCGGGTTGTGAGGCAAATTTAATCAAGGAGGAATGGTGTCATCCAAATTGGAGTAAAGTAGATGGTCTTTTATCTATCATGTGGTCCATTTCTGACGTTATTTTATGTAATTCTCTGTTAGCCCAGTCATTTTAATTGGTGTTGGTGCCTTCCTGTCTGTGATAGTGGTGATTGTAATAGACTTTATGTTTAATTGGTATTGCTTATTCCTTTCTAATTAAATCTTATTTTCTTGGCCTTTAAAAAACATAATGGTATATCTAATAATCAGTGTAATCGTTAgttcaccaaaaaatatttataaaaaaacatattcGATCATAAAGAAATTTAACCTTCTCAAATAACTTCATAAATGTTAATTATTTATTGTCGAGATTCgataatttctttctttttaagCAACTCAGATACTCGTcaatgaatttgatttgaaagcaTTGGCAAGCATCATTACTAAACAAATAAAGGCCATAAGATTGGAGGGCATGAGTGCTAATAAAATTTGAAACGATGATAAAATTCCCAATCACTTAAAGATACGAGTGCAAATCTTGCCATAAAACCAAATTTTCAAGAATAAGTGACGAATGTTCTCTTCTTTTCCACAGTCACATGTAAACTCCAATGAATTTGGAAAAACTATTCCAAAGCTCACCAAATTGATTTTTGTTGGGATCATGTTATTGATAAACTTCCACGCAAATAGAGAGGTTTTAAGCGGAGAAATTTTGTTACATATGACCTTTTAAGTAAGCATTGAATCACTATAGTTTTCAAGAGTATGGACATCATACCCTACGTCGACGAAGGAGCCCCTTTAGTATGACTATGGCCTACtccttatttaattattaatattttataccaTAATTTATCATGATTATCATGAAGCCTCCACCACCACTTGCTTAGAAAGGCAAAACTAAACTTCCTCACCCTCTAAACTCCCAACCCACATAATTCTCTATCTAAAACACTTCATCCTAGTTAATCTAATCAtaactataaataatatattttatgataacACTTTCATCTCACCCAACAAAAAATTGAGGTATAATTCATGGACATGTCAcgttttttttcttccaaaaaatATCAACTATTCTATCGATTGTAGTAGATAATTGAGGGTAAACTAATTTAGAGTACATGCTTTGAATCGCAACACTTGCAGTTTATGTTTTAATTTCATTAGAAGTGAgacgtttcttttttttttattttatttaaatattaaataacttATTCATTCGGTTACTCTAATAATCGAGGAGTAAAATACTCAGATTTAACTATAAAAGAATTTGTTCACTAAGTTGTACCCTAAACCTAACTCATATACATCTGCTTCATACTCGTAAACATCATTCTTTGGAATGGAATGCGAGACAGAAAAATAAATTGgttttgtgttgttgttcttctAACACCAACCTAGAACAAAACATTTTTCTAttcttgcaatctatctcacataatggcgttgtttttgtttttgttgttgttgtttccacCTTTTACTAGTGTTTAATGGTAAAAGGAAACATTGTTATATTCTGGAATAACTTCCTATTGTCAGTCAAAGAAAACATTCTATAATATATTGTTTTCTTCAATTGACaacattgagaaatttattcctAATCATACTACAGTGTTGTTGTTTCACAAAACAAGACCTTTAAAAATTTGTGTTGAATATAGTCTTTTGTTTGAATATTGCATCACACAAAGAAATTGGTGAATGATAACAAATTGAAAAAGGAAACAATACatgttacttttaattttttttctttttaccatTTTTTTGCAATAGAAGTAATCTATTACCTTAGTAATTTTAGAAACCGAGAGAAAAagtacctattttattttatattttatttaaaaaagaaataatattttaCCTCGATTTTATGTCGAAATCGAAGGGAAAAGTCAGTCAATTTTGTCTCAATATATCTTTGTCATGCGTAAACGTATCTTTTCCATCTATTTATTGAGAATCAACGTTCAAGACACTGCCAACATATTAATTCAATAGAAatattagtgatccgcgtgaaactgTCACGACAACCATTAAGAACGCTAATGCAACACTATATATCTGAATCACAAACATTCTAAATCACAAACATCAATAATGAAAACTTTAGGGTTGAAAAGTGAAACTTAAAGGAGCATGGTTCAAAGTTTGTGTTCTTTATATAATTTCTTGCCTTTAaacataataaattattatttttatctaataattttatatatCAGAAACATATGAAGGGGAAGCCATTgagaatatattataatatacgGATATGCAACAAATTCCAACATTTAATCATCACAAAGATTCACAAAGATGATGATTAAGATGTTTCGTTACTTCTATGTTAATTTTTATATTCTTGGGAATCCCAATTTTCCATTACCACATCACGATGTCTCCGTTCGCTTAATCACGAGCCTTCTTAAAATTTACTTAAAACAAGAATAActctttttgttaatttttttgctAGAGATTTTAGACAACCTTTGGGGATAGAGATTTTAGAAATCAGGACTACAAAAGTGTAATTAGAACCTTTCACCAGTTTGTCATTTGAAAATTAATCTAACAAAGTATCATGAAATCCACTTTAAGATCCTCCCAAAATTCTTTTAATAAATCCAAAATTAACTTTATGCGGGTTTAGGAATGTATAGCTATCATAATCTTACACAatctttttcaccttctcctCCTCCTTTAAGAACAAGCTTACAAAGTGAGAGACACCATTGCTTTTGAGAATCTTGAAGTGAAATTCATTCCCCCCAAGTTTCACAAAGTTAACTAACTTAAAGTGATTATTGTAGTGACTACTAAACACAACTTCTCTGACCCCGTCACCCTTCAACCATAGCACTGTCTAAATGAAGATTACCTTAGGAAAATAGAATCTGTGATGATTGTATGAAGAAAATAAACATTGTTAGATAGTACTCCATATTGATAgtgaaagaaatttaaaatgcCCATCATGGCTGGTTCCATGCCCAATAATGAAGTTACACAGCACGTGAAAGAAAAAGTTAGAAGGCTAGTTTCCAAATAAAATGGGGGCCTTTCATTCTATGTAATGGGAGTTCACCATAATATTCTGTGCCAACCACTTCATTTATTAAGAATTTCTTTTGGGAGTTTGGAGTTGTGGTAGAGGAGAATTTTGGGGAAATTGATAGATGAAAAAAtagataaaattttgttttatttaaagtgttttttaatttataattggtTCAATATTCTTTTCATCTATATGTTAACTTCAGAATTTATTCTGATCCTATTCCAAACCCtagtttaaaaaatttatattggtccttcaacttttaaaaatatattatgttaatCATTTTCGTTTAATTAGTTATAAATTTTGAGATTGATTTTTCAGTTTTTCAATcgataattaaatgaaaaagacAAACAAGATATGTTTTGAAGAGTTaagaaatcaaaattaattttaagattAACATGTGGTATAAAAAAGATCTTAAGTCTTTATAAAATGATAAATAAGTAATAATGAGTAAAGTTTGAGTGTTAAACTTTCGGTTATAAGTTACACATATCACTCTTTGCAACTTTTAAGAAATTTTTGCTATCCATGGTAGTCCTATTCAACTTGAGGGATTAATCTCTACAATTATACGCAAAGAATATGTGATTtctacaacaaaaaaaaatagtataaacttTTTCGTCTCAACATCTCCTACATTCCTACAATCTCTCTTGACTTTCTTTTCTCCTTAATCTCTCATCATCTCCATTTTTTTCACTTTCATAATGTGTTACGGTATATCGTAGATATTGCTCACCAGTAGACATGCAACAGGATGAGGCGAAGGCGGATTTAAATATTAACAGTTCTGTCCTTGCCATTCTATATCAACTCCGCCCCATCCCCCCAAACTCAATCGAGGATAATAATTCACCCTCCACCATCAACAAGGAATGAGTTTTTCCACCCCACCCTCGTCTCCATCCCGcataaattgtattttttataacaataaaaattgataagTAAACTAAATACTtgatgttttaaaaataattataaatttaatcatttttaattaatttgtatttttttaaaaatgaataataattataataaatttgatattttcagattaagAAATGTTAATGGATAATAAAATTATAGAACataaagataataaattaatttcaataGGCGGGTGCAGGACGGGGGCGGGTACTAGTTTTTCGCACACCCACCCCTGCACCCTCTTCTAATCAAATCGATTTTTTTCATTAGATTCAGGACGCGGTCGGCCGGATCCGGAATTTTTTGTAATGCCTACTCACCAACCTTAGAATTTGGAtctaaacttacaaaatttataGATTAAATAATTTTGTGGTTCTATATTCTCATGgtcccaaaataagtgttacACAATAAGTGTTACATTTGAgtgttaaaacaaaaattataaaaatacaatgAATATGATAAAGAAGGATTTTATTTAATTCAAGGAAGTTAACTTCAACAAGAAAATACAAATTTCTATGATGCCAAGAGTCAAGCTCTTATAGAGGAAACAATTTTGTCTTTCTAAAAAAAACCAACAAAATCCATCCACTCTCTCGCATGATCTCTCCCTTACATTGAGTACTTTCCATTCCCCGCATTCATTCTATTACAATTGTTCTCAAATACAACCAATACTAGCTCGGCACTCTCTTTTGTCTTTCTCACCATTCCTCTCATACACTTTCTACCAGTTTCAcacaaattaataaattattgtcGGAGAGTTTTGGGAAGTTGGGAGCACCAACGAGATCAATTCTCCATGATCACATGAGAGGGAGACGTCAAATCTCCACCAAAAATCTTAAGGCATTAGGTAAATGGGTCATCGTTTATATAAATCCAACATTCCACCCATTCATAGGCGATGTGGGACTTTAACCACTCACAATTGCATCCAACATTCTCTCCAACAAGTGTGAGTCTCTCACATCCTATAACAGGATCCATCTCTCACTCCCCCACCAAGTCGAACCatgactctgataccactattggggAGTCTGGGGAAGTCGGAAGCATCAACGAGACCAATGCTCTAAGACCACAAGAGAATGAGATGCCACGTCTCCATCTAAAACCTTAAGGCATTAGGTAAATGggtcatctctcttataaatctaATATTTCACCTATTTATAAACGTTGTGAGACTTCAACCACTCACACCTAcatcaaataattataataaaagaaagagagaaaataacATGATATTGAAAATAATCATTTGTAAAGTGGAAAATTTCAATATTTATAATTTGAATTAGTTTTTTTAGGGGTTTTAGTCATAGATTATGAGTTCAGTTATGAATCTTCATCTTTTGAGACGGTTTAAGCGACGGATTTTTGGTTTCTACCATGATTATTCATCTTTTGCAACGGTCTTAGTGACACATTTTAGGGATTTAGTGAGCATTATAAATTTCTGCTATGAATTTTCATATGTTTCATATTTTGTGATGGACTTTTCATCCAATCTATTactctctattttatttattaatataataggATTAGAAGTGTCACCTAACACTTCACGTCAATTTCTTTGCCATGATGTCAAGTCACGTGACATGCTACGTCATCGTCCGTCAATTTTTTCCCATTTATTTCTTTGTTGGTTGAGTTTCTCTATGGTCAGACAGCAAGTTTATACCTTGGGTATGAGCATATTATGTCTATCATTTGAGTGCAACAAGGTTACCCGTTAGGGCGTCTCCTTGTTGCCCTTGTGTTACACCCGCTTATTATTTAGATAAGTGACAACTGTAAGCTTCCTCTTCATGCCTAGTATCTTGATAACGAGACCATCATATGAGATTTAGAGGAGAAAGCTACAGCTCTTGACATCATTCGAGAGACCAGTCCAGCATTAAGACTCAAATTGAATATTCATAAAGATGAGACCTTTTGGCCTTCGTGTGATGATAGTAAACTTCATGGGGAGTTGTTTCCTTTAAGCGCGGGGAGGACGATTATGGGGATGATGTTGCTTTGAGGGGTTGTTAGTCGAGATAAAAATTTTATCGAGGGGTTCTCCATGAAGAGAACGGTTAGGGTTGTTGGGCTCATGCATCTTTTGCCACAACTAAGGGATTTTCAGAGTGAGCGTCTTCTACTTTGTTCTTGCATTGGTATCGCCAAACTCTTTTTTAGCCTTAGAACGTGTCAACCTAATCATATGAAGAAAGCATCTATTTGGTTTGATGAAGAGTTGCAAATGGAGATTGAAGACATCGTGGTTGGTAGAGGTCCTTTCTTCGGGGACCTTTAATGGAGGACGACTTCTTTACCTATTAGAGTTGGGGGATTGGATTTGTACTAGGCAGTAGAGGTTGCCTCATACACGTTTGTGCTTTTTAGGACTCGATCTTGGTTGTTACATGATCATATTTTAAGAGACAGTGAGATATAAGACATATTTCGATAGAGTTTTGGATTGTCTTAGTGTTGTGATTCCAGATTTTGACCTTAGCGGTTTTGTTAGAAATGATTTGTCGTGTACCCTTTTTAGTAAAAGTGTTCGGGGTATGGATGTAAAGTTTGACATGACCACAAGACAAAAAACATTTTTTGGTTGTTTGCAAGCACATGCTCAAGATTTTCTCCTTGTTATCCCTATTGACGATCTTGATATGTCTCTGATAGAGTATTATACCATTCTTAAATATTGGTTTATGATTCTCTTATTTCTTGTTGATGAGGTTTGCCTTGTTTTTCGGAATTAATGCGTGCTTGGATACATTTGGAGAACACACTACTCATTGCAAAGAGCTTCCATAATTTAAATACCGATATGACTTTGTTAGGGATATCCTATTTGATATATTTAGGCTTGCATGAGTACCTGTGAAGAAAGAGGCGCATGTGAATTTTTTTACTGACCCGCAGTAGGGGCGATCGACTCTTAGGCCAAGAGATATTTTGATGTATAGGTGGGTAGGAGAAAAACATGCATGTGTATATTTGACTTAGGTTTCTCCACTGGTTGGACTGACGACTAGATGGTTTACTGTGGAACAAATAACTTTCAAAACCGCTTCAAGTAAAGTGGTCAAACAAGAAAAAACGTGTTCGAACAATCAACATGCTTTTATACCATTTGTCTTTGACATTTTTGGTTTTCTAACACTAGAAACAGTGAATCTTTTAAAGAGATTGCAAAGACTCGTGTACAACAATGTTGTGTCACCTAAgtcaataaatatattttttaaaagaattaattttacCATTCAAAAGAGAATAGCAACACAACTTAGCTAATTATACATCAATTCATTCAAGACCAATACCAAATTTACCATTCAAATATTTCCGGTCAATTTTTTAAGATGATCATGCCTATATTAGAATaggttaataaaattttaatgtgTTTAGTTGGGGTTGGGTTTGGGTGACTTTGGGAGTGTGTGACTTTGGTAACTTTGCCGGTCCTTAGTAGTGACATATGCCAACTTGCAGAGGTACACACAACACAACCATTCTTTAGGTCTTAGTTACGTGCCAATTTAGTAAATCAACAGTTTCCTTATATTTATACAGTATTAATTATTGGTTTAGTTTTTCCTGATACctatcactactagaaatactcaaatttcctgcggatttacctgcggattttagctaaatttccgcaggaaacactttacctgcggattttcctgcgttttttcgtccccagctaaaaccttcgtgggtaatatttttggcaggaagttccgcaggtaattccgcagctaaatccgcaggaaaattccgcagctaaatccgcaggaaaattccgcagaaaaatccgcaggtaaattatttaaaaaattaaaaaaaaataattttatagagtCTCTAGATATGTATTGCTTCTACTAAATACTAAATAGTATACATAATCACCAAAGTTATGCAACAATGGTTTTCTCCAAAAGACAAATCATGTGCTAGAAATTAACATGTAATGAATGAAAATTGGTACAAATAGGGACCAATTCTAATTAACCATATCAAATTATGATTAGTAAGTTAAAGtt
The Vicia villosa cultivar HV-30 ecotype Madison, WI linkage group LG6, Vvil1.0, whole genome shotgun sequence genome window above contains:
- the LOC131610219 gene encoding probable aquaporin TIP-type gives rise to the protein MPIRNIAVGTPQEATHPDTLKAGLAEFISTFIFVFAGSGSGIAYNKLTDNGAATPAGLISASIAHAFALFVAVSVGANISGGHVNPAVTFGAFVGGNITLLRGIVYIIAQLLGSIVASALLLFVTASSVPAFGLSAGVGVGPALVLEIVMTFGLVYTVYATAVDPKKGNIGIIAPIAIGFIVGANILVGGAFTGASMNPAVSFGPAVVSWSWANHWIYWVGPLVGGGIAGLVYEVLFINSTHEQLPTTDY